A genomic window from Silene latifolia isolate original U9 population chromosome 11, ASM4854445v1, whole genome shotgun sequence includes:
- the LOC141610953 gene encoding inositol oxygenase 1-like, producing the protein MTIIIEQPDFGVEVEQKKYGVNEKENGLEKEVVVDEKILTLGVGLMVHQPNFFIVPQINSFGLTFRDYEAKGDRQPGVENVYKMSHIYQCVDFVRKMREEYSKLNRVEMSIWECCELLNEVVDESDPDLDEPQIQHLLQTAEAIRKDYTNEDWLHLTGLIHDLGKVLLLPSFGELPQWAVVGDVNPVGCAFDESIVHHKYFALNQDYNNPAYNTKYGMYSEGCGLENVLMSFGHDDYMYIVAKENKTTLPSAALFIIRYHSFYAMHKAGAYKHLMNDEDKENLKWLHIFNKYDLYSKSKVRVDVEKVKPYYLSLINKYFPEKLKW; encoded by the exons ATGACTATCATCATTGAGCAGCCTGATTTTG GGGTGGAGGTAGAGCAGAAAAAGTATGGTGTAAATGAGAAGGAAAATGGGCTGGAAAAGGAAGTGGTTGTGGATGAGAAAATATTGACACTGGGTGTTGGGCTTATGGTCCATCAGCCCAATTTCTTTATTGTACCCCAAATCAACTCTTTTGGCCTAACCTTTAG GGACTATGAAGCTAAAGGTGATAGGCAGCCAGGTGTGGAAAATGTGTACAAAATGAGTCATATTTACCAGTGTGTTGACTTT GTGAGAAAAATGAGAGAAGAGTACTCAAAATTGAACAGGGTAGAAATGAGTATATGGGAATGTTGTGAGTTACTAAATGAGGTGGTAGATGAAAGTGACCCTGACTTAGATGAGCCACAAATTCAGCACTTGTTGCAAACTGCTGAAGCCATTAGGAAGGACTATACTAATGAAGATTGGCTTCATTTGACTGGCCTCATTCATG ATCTTGGGAAGGTTCTTCTACTTCCTAGCTTTGGTGAGCTTCCTCAATGGGCAGTTGTTGGTGATGTTAACCCCGTTGGTTGCGCTTTTGACGAGTCAATTGTTCACCACAAG TACTTTGCATTGAACCAAGATTACAACAACCCGGCATACAACACAAAATACGGCATGTACTCTGAAGGATGTGGACTCGAGAATGTGTTGATGTCATTTGGACATGATGACTACATGTACATTGTTGCTAAGGAAAATAAGACCACCCTGCCTTCCGCTGCCCTTTTCATTATTCGCTACCATTCTTTCTACG CAATGCACAAGGCAGGGGCGTACaaacacttgatgaatgatgaggACAAGGAAAATTTGAAGTGGCTCCATATCTTCAACAAGTATGACTTGTACAGCAAGAGTAAGGTCAGAGTCGATGTTGAGAAAGTCAAGCCTTATTATCTCTCCCTCATCAACAAG TACTTCCCGGAGAAGCTTAAGTGGTGA